In Saccharothrix syringae, the following are encoded in one genomic region:
- a CDS encoding alpha/beta fold hydrolase, with product MHSQFSPHRAARVDLPGRYGPIAALRSPAAGRDLGATALLVPGYTGSKEDFAPLLDPIADAGVEVVAIDLPGQYESPGPVTEAEYRPAALGAVLAELVAKLAAEGRRVLLLGHSYGGLVARGAVLAGAPVSGLTLLSSGPSELPPGARRTALDYGELVLREQGVEASQQVNEARQALTPRWRMIPQELKDFYRERFVRSSPAGLLGMGEALRTEPDLVAKLARAARSARVPCLVVCGELDDAWSAAAQRDMAERLDADFAVLPGVMHSPNTEAPDALLGTLLPTWRAWLS from the coding sequence GTGCACTCGCAGTTCAGCCCGCACCGCGCGGCACGCGTGGACCTGCCCGGCCGCTACGGCCCGATCGCCGCCCTGCGCTCGCCCGCCGCCGGGCGCGACCTCGGCGCCACGGCCCTGCTGGTGCCCGGCTACACCGGCTCCAAGGAGGACTTCGCCCCCTTGCTCGACCCGATCGCCGACGCGGGCGTCGAGGTCGTCGCGATCGACCTGCCGGGCCAGTACGAGTCACCCGGCCCGGTCACCGAGGCGGAGTACCGGCCCGCCGCGCTGGGCGCGGTGCTCGCCGAGCTGGTGGCGAAGCTCGCGGCGGAGGGCAGGCGGGTGCTGCTGCTCGGTCACTCGTACGGGGGGCTGGTCGCCCGGGGCGCCGTGCTCGCCGGCGCGCCCGTCTCCGGGCTCACGCTGCTCTCCTCCGGCCCGTCCGAGCTGCCGCCGGGGGCGCGGCGCACCGCCCTGGACTACGGCGAGCTGGTGCTGCGCGAACAGGGCGTGGAGGCGTCGCAGCAGGTCAACGAGGCCCGGCAGGCGTTGACGCCGCGGTGGCGGATGATCCCGCAGGAGCTGAAGGACTTCTACCGGGAGCGGTTCGTCCGGTCCTCCCCCGCGGGCCTGCTGGGCATGGGCGAGGCGCTGCGCACCGAGCCGGACCTGGTGGCGAAGCTGGCCCGCGCCGCGCGGTCGGCACGCGTCCCGTGCCTGGTGGTGTGCGGCGAGCTGGACGACGCCTGGTCGGCGGCCGCCCAGCGGGACATGGCGGAGCGGCTCGACGCGGACTTCGCCGTGCTGCCCGGGGTGATGCACTCGCCGAACACCGAGGCGCCGGACGCCCTGCTGGGCACGCTGCTGCCGACCTGGCGCGCCTGGCTGAGCTGA